In Afipia sp. GAS231, a single window of DNA contains:
- a CDS encoding ABC transporter substrate-binding protein has translation MTQEKFFSRRDLLAGSLATGAVLGAGTRGLAQANADWQAGAPPEWDRILAAARSEGQVNVAGFPTLAVKMSAAFKRDTGIQLNFISGSTSTQSVRLDAEARAKNVTIDAVLSGGWELMMMRENLLEPILPQLMLPGVAPQNFRDGKYKFFDNAGQYLLLGADYVFGWLVVNTDVVKPDEIKTWKDLLDPKYRGKIAAHDPRVPGAGQGVSNWFYRAFGLEFIKDLYLGQQVKLSVDNRALMEGLVRGPTPILVGGVQSEVERFRANFKNIGVVLPEDAPGYLASGSSVIKQARGVPHPNAAKVFTNWYVSKPGQEVYESVMLAVSRRTDVNTGVPSYLIPRSGINYIDNDSEDTYFQRYGMIKTITDALGQR, from the coding sequence CGCGGGCTCGTTGGCCACAGGTGCAGTGCTTGGGGCCGGTACTCGCGGTCTAGCTCAAGCGAATGCCGATTGGCAGGCTGGCGCTCCACCGGAATGGGACCGTATTCTCGCGGCAGCACGCAGCGAAGGCCAAGTCAATGTTGCGGGATTTCCGACGCTGGCGGTGAAGATGAGCGCTGCTTTCAAGCGGGACACCGGTATTCAGCTTAATTTCATCAGCGGAAGTACCTCTACGCAGTCGGTTCGTCTCGATGCGGAAGCGCGCGCAAAGAATGTGACAATTGACGCTGTGCTGAGTGGCGGTTGGGAACTCATGATGATGAGGGAAAATCTGCTGGAACCGATCCTGCCGCAGTTGATGCTTCCGGGTGTCGCGCCCCAAAATTTCCGCGATGGCAAATACAAGTTCTTTGACAATGCCGGTCAGTACCTTCTGCTCGGCGCAGACTACGTCTTCGGCTGGCTGGTGGTGAACACGGATGTCGTGAAGCCAGATGAAATCAAGACCTGGAAAGATCTACTCGACCCGAAGTACCGGGGAAAGATCGCAGCGCACGATCCACGCGTCCCTGGAGCTGGGCAAGGTGTATCCAATTGGTTCTATAGGGCGTTCGGCCTCGAATTCATCAAGGACCTGTATCTGGGCCAGCAGGTAAAATTGTCCGTCGACAATCGCGCGTTGATGGAGGGCCTGGTTCGCGGGCCGACGCCGATCCTTGTTGGTGGCGTTCAAAGCGAAGTTGAACGTTTCCGGGCCAATTTCAAGAACATCGGCGTTGTTTTGCCAGAAGATGCTCCTGGCTACCTCGCATCAGGATCCAGCGTCATCAAGCAAGCCAGGGGAGTTCCACACCCGAATGCCGCAAAAGTGTTCACCAACTGGTATGTGAGCAAGCCCGGTCAGGAAGTCTATGAATCAGTCATGTTGGCGGTCAGCCGGCGGACCGACGTTAACACCGGCGTGCCCAGCTATCTCATCCCGCGCAGTGGGATCAATTACATCGACAATGATAGCGAGGACACTTATTTCCAACGCTATGGAATGATCAAAACCATCACTGATGCTCTGGGTCAGCGGTGA
- a CDS encoding LysR family transcriptional regulator: protein MRHLRYFDVLSQELHFAKAAARLRSAQPAHSDQNLEHELGTWAVPGRRVEFAAGHLRLA from the coding sequence TTGCGGCACCTTCGGTATTTCGATGTCCTCAGCCAAGAGTTGCATTTTGCCAAGGCCGCGGCTCGCTTACGAAGCGCCCAGCCAGCGCATTCAGATCAAAATCTCGAACACGAACTAGGAACGTGGGCTGTGCCTGGCCGGAGGGTGGAATTCGCAGCGGGTCATTTGCGCTTGGCCTGA
- the pabB gene encoding aminodeoxychorismate synthase component I has protein sequence MHVRELQWIEPVTAMRRLAHRAHLTFLDSAATLELLGRYSYVTCDPFSSYIVADGQVSCNGVALEGDPWGVLRTLLAKYPQEFRPDLPPFQGGAAGYLAYDLNRTLERLPAPVIPGRRLPQAILHFYDVVVSYDQRDQRCWIVSTGWPEQDPARRSERARRRADEFAALLSFSKLPRNDSPGKVGAWQSNFSRESYLAAVQRVIDLILAGDVFQANIAQRFSASLSTSFDPLAFYCQLRSLNPAPFAALLRYGELTIASSSPERFLKLDGRQVETRPIKGTIARSGDAKEDQRRAETLVTSEKDRAENTMIVDLMRNDLSRVCTPHSVEVPVLCDLESYASVHHLVSIVTGELARDQDAVTLLRACFPGGSITGAPKVRSMEIIAEIERVTRGVYCGAIGFIGFNGNMDTNIAIRTVTIDDGLAVFHAGSGITAMSDSEAEYEETLAKAQRIFDAFRAERSGAF, from the coding sequence ATGCACGTCCGCGAACTGCAGTGGATTGAGCCTGTCACAGCAATGCGACGTCTCGCGCATCGAGCGCACCTTACGTTTCTCGATAGTGCAGCAACGCTTGAGTTGCTCGGGCGCTACTCATATGTGACCTGCGACCCGTTCAGCAGCTACATTGTCGCGGACGGACAGGTGAGTTGCAACGGCGTGGCTCTCGAGGGCGATCCATGGGGCGTTCTTCGCACCCTTCTTGCCAAGTATCCGCAAGAGTTTCGTCCCGATCTTCCGCCGTTCCAGGGAGGTGCGGCCGGGTACCTTGCTTACGATCTGAACAGGACGCTGGAGCGACTGCCGGCGCCGGTAATTCCCGGTCGGCGCCTGCCCCAAGCCATCCTGCATTTCTATGACGTGGTAGTTAGCTACGACCAACGTGACCAGAGGTGCTGGATCGTTTCTACCGGATGGCCGGAGCAGGATCCCGCACGTCGGAGCGAGCGAGCACGCCGTCGAGCCGATGAGTTTGCAGCACTCCTTTCCTTCTCAAAGTTGCCGCGGAATGACTCGCCGGGCAAAGTGGGGGCATGGCAGTCGAACTTCAGCCGCGAGAGCTACCTCGCGGCGGTACAGCGCGTTATCGACTTGATCCTGGCTGGAGACGTCTTCCAGGCCAACATTGCGCAGCGCTTCAGCGCCAGCCTGTCGACCTCATTTGATCCTCTCGCCTTCTACTGCCAGCTGCGGTCATTGAACCCCGCACCCTTTGCAGCCCTCCTGCGCTACGGCGAACTGACGATTGCATCGAGCTCGCCGGAACGATTCCTGAAGCTCGACGGACGACAGGTCGAAACGCGACCTATCAAGGGCACGATCGCGCGTTCCGGTGATGCCAAGGAAGACCAGCGCCGTGCTGAAACGCTAGTCACGTCCGAAAAGGACCGAGCCGAGAACACCATGATTGTCGACCTTATGCGTAACGATCTGTCACGGGTTTGCACTCCGCATTCGGTCGAGGTTCCAGTGCTCTGCGACCTCGAATCCTACGCCTCAGTGCACCACCTAGTGTCGATCGTTACGGGTGAGCTTGCAAGAGACCAAGACGCGGTCACCCTACTTCGAGCTTGCTTTCCTGGCGGCTCGATTACTGGGGCGCCAAAGGTGCGATCGATGGAAATTATCGCGGAAATCGAACGTGTGACACGAGGTGTCTATTGCGGGGCGATCGGCTTCATCGGCTTCAACGGGAACATGGATACGAATATTGCGATCCGCACTGTAACGATCGACGACGGCCTAGCTGTATTTCATGCGGGTAGTGGGATAACGGCGATGTCGGACTCAGAGGCCGAATACGAGGAGACGCTCGCCAAGGCGCAGCGAATATTTGACGCATTTCGTGCTGAAAGATCTGGTGCATTTTGA
- a CDS encoding aminodeoxychorismate/anthranilate synthase component II: MIVIIDNYDSFVFNIARYFRELGEATEVIRNDAVSVSELVDLRPRAVVISPGPCTPSEAGISTAVVQELSGRVPILGICLGHQCIGSVFGGCVARARRPMHGRSSYVTHDGRGLFKELPSPLCVGRYHSLVVELDESCAPHLTVTAWSSEGEIMALAHRHQPTYGVQFHPESILTQQGHTLLTNFLRLTETS; this comes from the coding sequence TTGATCGTCATCATCGACAACTACGATTCCTTTGTCTTCAACATTGCCCGCTATTTCCGCGAGCTTGGTGAAGCAACGGAAGTGATCCGGAACGACGCGGTCAGCGTCAGCGAGCTTGTTGACCTCAGGCCGCGCGCAGTGGTCATCTCGCCCGGTCCCTGCACCCCAAGTGAGGCCGGAATATCTACGGCCGTCGTGCAGGAACTTTCAGGTCGCGTCCCAATTCTTGGCATCTGCCTCGGACACCAGTGTATTGGGAGCGTTTTTGGTGGATGCGTGGCGCGCGCACGTCGTCCCATGCACGGTCGGTCCTCGTACGTAACGCATGACGGCCGAGGGCTGTTCAAGGAACTCCCGTCCCCACTTTGCGTCGGGCGCTACCATTCTCTTGTCGTTGAGCTTGATGAGTCATGCGCGCCGCATCTCACGGTGACAGCGTGGTCCAGTGAAGGCGAGATCATGGCCCTCGCGCATCGCCATCAACCAACCTATGGCGTGCAGTTCCATCCGGAATCGATACTCACCCAGCAAGGACACACGCTGCTTACAAACTTCTTGCGACTTACAGAGACTTCTTGA
- a CDS encoding GntR family transcriptional regulator, whose product MTDVPAQGPTVAETAYRRIRNDIMAGELKPGLPLRLQLLRQRYGFSFSPIREALNRLQTERLVASIALRGFSVAPFSREEIVDTMDTRILIECEALRRSIANGKQEWEEAIVATFHALSWHAKSVVQAKHAPTSELIEGLEIRHRNFHNALITACGSPRLLDFANQLYAQSERYRRPSLLDGASGKPSRNVTAEHKNIMDATLNRDSKKACALLKDHYRRTAASIDRFIENFG is encoded by the coding sequence GTGACCGACGTCCCGGCTCAAGGTCCGACCGTTGCAGAGACCGCCTACCGGCGTATTCGAAACGATATCATGGCCGGCGAGTTAAAGCCCGGGCTGCCCCTGCGCCTCCAGCTATTGAGACAAAGATACGGTTTCAGCTTCTCACCAATCCGCGAGGCACTAAATCGTCTCCAAACAGAACGCCTTGTGGCGTCGATTGCATTGCGCGGTTTTTCCGTAGCACCGTTCTCTCGGGAAGAAATCGTGGACACAATGGACACACGCATCCTTATAGAATGCGAGGCCTTGCGGCGATCGATCGCGAACGGCAAACAAGAGTGGGAGGAGGCGATTGTCGCGACATTTCACGCCTTGAGTTGGCATGCAAAAAGCGTTGTGCAGGCAAAGCACGCTCCCACCAGCGAACTGATCGAAGGTCTGGAAATTCGACATCGAAATTTTCACAACGCACTCATTACCGCATGCGGATCGCCGCGCCTTCTCGACTTCGCAAATCAGCTTTACGCTCAGAGCGAGCGCTATAGGCGGCCCTCTTTGCTCGACGGAGCCAGTGGAAAGCCTTCGCGCAATGTTACCGCTGAGCATAAGAATATTATGGATGCCACACTGAACCGCGATTCAAAAAAAGCATGCGCTCTGCTTAAAGATCACTATCGTCGCACAGCGGCCTCAATCGATAGATTCATCGAGAATTTTGGCTGA
- a CDS encoding cupin domain-containing protein, translated as MVKASRENHREDVAGRANVEETPELLAYYDELEALEAGALWTVANKIEPWQPKSTSVPVLWRYKDLRDHVLRSVDLVTPEKAGRRVVYLNNPGRRDVSAAVGWLYSGLQVMNPGEVASAHAHSASALRFIMEGAGAYTIVDGHKLTLGVNDFVLTPNGTWHEHGVDASGSPSIWQDGLDIPLVNALEANFYTVHPEGNQAVGYPIDDMRNAWGSPGLRPSAGPWSKGYSPLFKYEWAPTYEALSRYATATDGSLFDGVMMNYVNPVTGGPVMQTIGAAMQMLRPGERTRSHRHTGSTMYQVAKGSGFSIIDGKRFDWNERDIFCVPSWAWHEHGNSSRSEDACLFSFNDLPVMWSLGLYREEAYGDNDGQQPV; from the coding sequence ATGGTCAAAGCATCTCGTGAAAATCACCGGGAAGACGTCGCAGGTCGTGCAAATGTGGAGGAGACACCCGAGCTTCTTGCGTATTATGACGAACTAGAGGCACTCGAGGCTGGCGCGCTCTGGACAGTTGCGAACAAGATCGAGCCGTGGCAACCAAAATCAACTTCCGTGCCCGTTCTGTGGCGCTACAAGGATCTACGGGACCATGTTCTTAGATCGGTCGATTTGGTGACGCCGGAGAAGGCAGGGCGCCGTGTGGTCTATCTGAACAATCCCGGCCGCCGTGACGTTTCGGCTGCAGTGGGCTGGTTGTATTCCGGGCTGCAGGTCATGAATCCGGGCGAAGTGGCTTCGGCCCATGCCCATTCAGCTTCCGCGCTGCGATTTATTATGGAGGGCGCGGGAGCCTATACGATTGTCGACGGTCACAAGTTAACACTTGGAGTCAATGACTTCGTTCTCACGCCTAACGGGACGTGGCATGAGCACGGCGTGGACGCGTCCGGATCGCCCAGCATTTGGCAGGACGGTCTCGACATTCCACTTGTCAACGCGCTTGAGGCGAATTTTTACACTGTTCACCCTGAGGGCAACCAGGCGGTTGGCTATCCCATAGATGACATGCGCAACGCTTGGGGGAGTCCCGGACTGCGTCCTTCGGCTGGCCCGTGGTCAAAGGGCTATTCTCCTCTGTTTAAATACGAGTGGGCGCCGACATACGAAGCACTCAGCCGTTACGCTACCGCCACCGATGGCTCGCTTTTTGATGGCGTGATGATGAATTATGTCAATCCGGTTACTGGTGGGCCGGTGATGCAGACAATCGGCGCTGCGATGCAAATGCTGCGACCAGGTGAGCGCACACGATCGCACCGGCATACCGGCAGCACCATGTATCAAGTCGCTAAGGGATCTGGATTTTCTATCATAGATGGCAAGCGCTTTGATTGGAATGAGCGCGACATTTTCTGCGTACCTTCCTGGGCATGGCATGAGCACGGTAATTCATCTCGATCGGAAGATGCGTGCCTGTTTTCGTTCAATGATTTACCAGTCATGTGGTCATTGGGGCTCTATCGAGAGGAAGCTTACGGTGACAATGACGGCCAGCAGCCGGTCTGA
- a CDS encoding flavin reductase family protein, which produces MLFDMNALPADIRYKILTATVTPRPIAWITTQAANGTTNAAPFSFFNVMGHEPPTVAVGILRSPERGFKDTANNILSTGEFVIHLVTAAMAEAMNATCVNVPPEVDELKWAGIRVEPSNMVAPPRIADCPVAFECRSLASVVTGPYQVTVIGQIVCAHVSDEFVVDARRGYIDTPALKLISRMHGSGWYAHSTDLFQLARPE; this is translated from the coding sequence ATGTTATTCGACATGAATGCGCTTCCGGCAGATATCCGATACAAGATACTCACCGCAACTGTGACTCCACGGCCAATCGCATGGATCACGACGCAGGCCGCTAACGGGACGACCAATGCCGCACCGTTTAGTTTCTTTAATGTAATGGGTCATGAACCTCCGACCGTGGCAGTCGGCATCCTGCGCAGTCCCGAGCGCGGATTTAAAGACACGGCAAATAACATTCTTTCGACCGGAGAATTTGTTATTCACTTGGTTACTGCCGCTATGGCCGAGGCCATGAATGCAACGTGCGTGAATGTTCCTCCGGAGGTTGACGAACTGAAATGGGCGGGCATTCGCGTTGAACCATCCAACATGGTTGCACCGCCTCGTATCGCCGATTGTCCGGTCGCTTTCGAGTGCCGCAGTTTAGCATCTGTTGTTACCGGCCCCTATCAGGTAACTGTTATAGGCCAGATAGTCTGCGCCCACGTCTCGGATGAGTTCGTAGTCGACGCACGGCGCGGATACATTGACACGCCAGCGCTGAAGCTGATTAGTCGCATGCACGGATCCGGTTGGTACGCACATTCCACAGACCTTTTCCAACTAGCACGACCTGAGTGA
- a CDS encoding fumarylacetoacetate hydrolase family protein, with the protein MRLVTYRSSPAAAGRLGIIENDLVIDVERLGAARGVTLPSSMNEFIDMGPTALATTIDLVANSATAWPAGVALPVANVKLLAPIPRPRKNIFGIGLNYVEHVAESSRTLNTSKALPTEPVIFSKPPTSVIGPGDAIEHNSSITQQLDWEVELAVIIGTACKRVTEANAMNHVFGYSVMIDISARDCRRAGQWIYSKGQDTFAPFGPCIVTKDEIPDPHNLDLWLTVNGTTKQKSNTRHMLFKIPFLIADISSAITLEPGDVIATGTPDGVGAGREPQEWLWPGDVVEAAVQNIGHLRHPVVSV; encoded by the coding sequence ATGCGCCTTGTAACGTACCGCAGCTCCCCTGCTGCAGCCGGCCGGCTGGGCATCATCGAAAACGACCTCGTAATCGACGTTGAGCGCTTGGGCGCCGCGAGAGGTGTCACGCTGCCTTCGTCTATGAACGAGTTCATCGACATGGGGCCGACTGCCTTAGCCACGACGATCGACCTCGTAGCCAATAGCGCTACGGCGTGGCCGGCGGGGGTCGCGCTCCCAGTGGCCAATGTGAAGCTCCTGGCTCCAATTCCGCGCCCGCGCAAAAACATCTTCGGTATCGGCTTGAACTACGTCGAGCATGTCGCAGAGTCCAGCCGCACACTGAATACTTCTAAGGCGCTCCCAACAGAGCCGGTCATCTTTTCGAAGCCCCCGACAAGCGTGATTGGTCCTGGAGACGCGATCGAGCACAATAGTTCGATAACCCAACAACTTGACTGGGAGGTGGAGTTAGCGGTCATCATAGGAACGGCCTGCAAACGTGTAACTGAGGCGAATGCAATGAATCACGTGTTCGGTTACAGCGTGATGATCGACATAAGTGCGCGTGATTGCAGGCGAGCCGGGCAATGGATCTACTCGAAGGGGCAGGACACCTTCGCGCCATTCGGTCCCTGCATTGTTACCAAGGATGAAATTCCGGATCCGCACAATCTCGACTTATGGCTCACCGTCAACGGTACCACAAAGCAGAAATCGAACACGCGCCACATGCTTTTTAAGATACCTTTTCTAATCGCAGATATCAGTTCGGCTATTACGCTCGAGCCCGGCGACGTCATCGCGACTGGAACTCCCGATGGGGTGGGAGCTGGTCGCGAGCCGCAGGAATGGCTTTGGCCGGGCGATGTAGTCGAGGCTGCCGTTCAGAATATTGGGCACCTTCGTCACCCTGTGGTGTCTGTATAA
- a CDS encoding response regulator transcription factor → MVEQSPTVMVIDDDPGVRDSLGKLLRSAGFRVSLFGSVSEFLAADRPEGPACLVLDVRLPGQSGLELQRELAGAQRPLPIIFITGHGDIPMSVQAMKGGAIEFLTKPFREQDLLEAIQLGHARDRARLEQERNMAELRVCFESLSPREREVMAFVVSGRLNKQIAADLGVSEITVKVHRGQVMRKMRASSLPDLTRMADQLQLTPTKPNNPGRVA, encoded by the coding sequence GTGGTAGAGCAATCGCCAACAGTGATGGTCATCGATGATGATCCGGGAGTGCGGGACTCACTAGGCAAGCTGCTTCGATCGGCGGGCTTTCGGGTCAGCCTGTTCGGTTCGGTGAGCGAATTTCTTGCGGCGGATCGGCCAGAAGGTCCCGCTTGCCTGGTGCTTGACGTGCGGCTTCCCGGCCAGAGCGGACTCGAACTGCAGCGTGAACTAGCAGGTGCCCAAAGACCACTGCCGATCATCTTCATCACCGGACATGGTGACATTCCGATGTCGGTTCAGGCGATGAAGGGTGGCGCAATCGAATTCCTAACTAAGCCATTCCGAGAGCAGGATTTGCTTGAAGCGATTCAGCTTGGTCATGCCCGTGATCGAGCGCGGCTTGAGCAGGAACGAAATATGGCAGAGCTGAGAGTTTGTTTCGAAAGCTTGTCACCGCGGGAGCGAGAGGTCATGGCGTTCGTGGTGAGCGGGCGTTTAAACAAGCAGATCGCAGCCGACCTCGGCGTGAGCGAAATCACGGTAAAGGTTCATCGCGGCCAAGTGATGCGTAAGATGCGGGCGTCGTCCTTGCCTGACTTGACCCGCATGGCCGACCAATTGCAACTGACGCCGACAAAGCCGAACAACCCGGGTCGGGTTGCCTAG
- a CDS encoding response regulator transcription factor yields MRSIGLVARAFSSGEEFLRSPELSRTGCLVVDFDMPKMSGLDLHNNLSRLGKEIPTVLITAYPNDDIRARALQAGVICYLPKPFDESDLLNCIQAALDRTKGNAAPP; encoded by the coding sequence ATGCGTTCGATAGGGTTGGTTGCCCGCGCATTTTCGTCGGGGGAGGAGTTCTTGCGCTCGCCCGAACTGAGCCGCACCGGTTGCTTGGTTGTCGACTTTGACATGCCCAAGATGAGCGGTCTTGATCTGCACAACAATTTGTCTCGATTGGGCAAAGAGATTCCCACCGTACTAATAACTGCCTATCCGAACGATGATATTCGTGCCCGCGCACTTCAAGCTGGGGTCATCTGCTATCTGCCCAAACCGTTCGATGAGAGCGACCTCCTGAATTGTATTCAGGCTGCTCTAGATCGCACAAAGGGAAATGCAGCTCCGCCCTAA
- a CDS encoding MarR family winged helix-turn-helix transcriptional regulator, whose translation MAEIGLSINGQPSSIVEGRTLLEQLLTGASVIEGTLQSHLGERFDVTLLRFDLMAQLDPLPDGMDWSDLSKLMMGSNANLTELVGQLVKSGDIDRRTSLCDRRGQVIRLTKAGRAAFRKMAAEHRKWIADIFSDFAANDILEMTRLLAKIKS comes from the coding sequence ATGGCTGAGATTGGATTATCTATAAACGGTCAGCCCTCGTCCATAGTCGAGGGTCGAACGTTACTGGAACAGCTGCTGACCGGCGCGAGTGTAATTGAAGGAACGTTACAGAGCCACTTAGGCGAGCGGTTCGATGTCACGTTGCTGCGCTTTGACCTGATGGCCCAACTCGACCCGCTGCCCGACGGAATGGACTGGTCAGATCTCTCCAAATTAATGATGGGCTCGAATGCCAACCTCACCGAGCTTGTGGGGCAGCTGGTTAAATCCGGTGACATTGACCGGCGTACATCGCTATGCGATCGCCGTGGCCAGGTGATCCGGCTGACCAAGGCTGGTCGGGCAGCGTTTCGCAAAATGGCCGCCGAACACCGGAAGTGGATCGCGGATATATTTTCCGATTTCGCGGCTAATGATATCCTTGAGATGACGCGTCTTTTGGCCAAGATCAAGAGTTGA
- a CDS encoding sensor histidine kinase, translating to MRHLVRSRSELQKQVAELVEQRAAISEVLRAVANSPHDLQPIFDTILINATRLCGATYGGLLLFEEKGYRSVARRGPVNPVYAERWPLGLVEPIGPGDPVARLIESGSPVHIADLAADQAYLRRDPRIVALVELAGVRTCLLVPLLKNNELIGALGINREQVQPFTDRQIDLVTDFAAQTTIALESTRRERQYREAQMALAHANRIATMGQLSASISHEVNQPITAAVTYALAARRWLSAEPPDLGEVSEALDLIIKEGNRASDVIGRIRGLIKKAPPRKDVVFINDAILEVVALTRAEAANNDVLVRTQLAPGLPPVQGDRVQLQQVMVNLIVNAVQAMSGTGEGAHELKISIDAVPFESGVRVGVRDTGPGLSPESLSRLFEPFYTTKPEGMGMGLSICRSIIEAHSGRLWAIPCEPHGALFQFTIPAT from the coding sequence ATGAGGCACCTCGTTCGGTCCCGCTCTGAGCTGCAAAAGCAGGTAGCCGAACTCGTTGAACAACGGGCGGCAATCTCGGAAGTGCTACGCGCCGTTGCGAACTCGCCCCACGACTTGCAGCCCATCTTCGACACGATCCTCATCAATGCCACGCGCCTCTGCGGAGCTACGTACGGCGGTTTGCTCCTCTTCGAGGAAAAAGGCTATCGGAGCGTTGCGCGAAGAGGTCCAGTGAATCCGGTTTATGCCGAGCGGTGGCCGTTGGGCCTCGTAGAGCCAATAGGCCCAGGCGATCCCGTCGCGCGACTCATCGAAAGCGGGTCGCCAGTTCACATCGCTGACTTGGCCGCCGATCAGGCTTATCTTCGGCGCGACCCTCGCATTGTGGCTCTGGTCGAATTGGCGGGCGTTCGGACGTGCCTGCTCGTGCCCTTGCTCAAGAACAATGAGCTAATCGGGGCGCTGGGGATCAACCGTGAGCAGGTACAGCCGTTCACGGACCGTCAGATTGACTTGGTTACGGACTTCGCCGCGCAGACGACCATTGCCTTAGAGAGTACCCGCCGCGAGCGGCAATATCGCGAGGCGCAGATGGCGCTGGCACACGCGAACCGCATCGCCACCATGGGTCAGCTCTCGGCTTCGATCAGCCATGAAGTGAACCAGCCGATCACAGCGGCAGTCACATACGCATTAGCCGCTCGGCGCTGGTTAAGTGCGGAGCCACCGGATTTAGGCGAGGTGAGCGAGGCGCTCGACCTTATCATAAAGGAGGGTAATCGTGCGAGCGATGTCATCGGGCGAATCCGTGGGCTTATAAAAAAAGCACCTCCTCGGAAGGATGTAGTCTTTATAAACGACGCGATTCTCGAAGTCGTGGCGCTGACCCGCGCCGAAGCGGCGAACAATGACGTTTTGGTACGGACGCAGCTCGCACCAGGCCTGCCGCCTGTCCAGGGAGATCGGGTCCAACTGCAACAAGTGATGGTGAACTTAATCGTTAACGCCGTTCAGGCCATGAGCGGTACCGGGGAAGGTGCGCACGAATTAAAAATCAGCATCGATGCAGTTCCGTTCGAAAGTGGCGTGCGCGTCGGGGTGCGGGACACCGGCCCGGGACTCAGCCCGGAGAGCCTCTCGCGTCTGTTCGAGCCATTCTACACGACCAAGCCCGAGGGCATGGGCATGGGCCTATCCATCTGTCGCTCGATCATCGAAGCCCATAGCGGACGGCTGTGGGCGATCCCGTGCGAACCGCACGGTGCTCTCTTTCAGTTTACGATCCCGGCCACCTGA